A window of Chlorobium phaeobacteroides DSM 266 genomic DNA:
CGTGTGTGAATATGGGTTCTTATTATTTGATAAAACGCATTCGCTAACGGATGCTGAGTGCTTGGTGAATGCCTTTAACAACTCTCACAGGTCAGCTGAGCTTGTCGAGTTTCTGAATGCAAATCACAATTTGCTACAGCAGTCTAAAAACCTTCACATTTCTTATGCTTGGGGTTTGTACAATGAAGGTGCCCTTCTTGAATCACGCACAGCATTAGCTGAACTTAGCGACATCTCGGAAAGTCCGAACTATCGAGCGCTTCAGGTTAATCTCGGTATTGCAATGGGTGACTGGGCATCTCTTAACGCCTATGTCACAAAGGAATATCAAAACAGAGAGAACAGAAGCGCCCACGATCTGTTGAGAGCTGCAAAACTTGCTCTCCATTTGGACTTCCCTAATGCCAAAGATCTCATTTTAGCGGCAGCGATTAAGGCCGAAGATGATGCGTCTATACTTGCAAATGCATATTTTTTATCAACAAGCGCAGGAGGGGAAAATGATCCAATAGTTTCCCAATGGCTTGAGCAGGCGGCGGAGCTTTCAGGTCATGACGGCCCGATTCAACGGATGCGACTTAAGGACATTTTTGAACAAAAGCCAGAATGGGATCGTCGGGAGTCTGAAACATGGAAATTACTGGAAAGAGGTGATATCCCCATTTTTCTGGCAGCACAATCACTCAATAGATCGCTTGTTGAGCTTACAATTATCCAAGCATTAGGAAATCATTCAAAGATCGACCCGAGACGAAGAAGCGCAATACCAGCCTATAGTGGCAAACGCCTTCCAAAGCAATTTGATATTACGGGAATAACGGTTGCTTTAGATGCCACCGCACTGCTTACCCTGAGTTTCCTAAAAATCCTTGAGACAGCGCTCAACGCTTTCCAGAAAGTTATTATCTCACATTCAACATTAGGATGGCTTTTTGAAGAACGGCAGAAGGCTGTGTTCCACCAGCCAAGTCGAATTCAGAAAGCACACTATATACGGAATCTGCTCGCAACGGATATCCTTGAAAGGTTTAATCCTTCAACGGTTGCGAGTAGTGACCTCTCGGCTCTGGTTGGTGAGGAGCTGGCGGCCTTAATCGCTGAAGCGGAGAAGGTTCGGGAAGATGATAATACTCAGCGCATTGTTGTTAGATCTTCACCAGTCCACCGACTGTCGCACTTCATGGAAGAGGAAGCTGATCTGTCGTCACATACCTCTGTATTGAGCAGTTGCCTCGCTGTTGTAGGCAAGCTTAGAAAAAAAGGACGGATTACTCCCGAAGAAGAAAAAAAGGCTCAGTCCTATTTGCAGTTGCAAGAAAAGCTGTGGCCAGAACAACCGGTAATCTCAGATGGTGCGATTCTCTTTCTGGATGATCTCGCTATAACATATTTGCAGCATTTAGGACTGCTTGAAAAGCTAAAATCGGCCGGTCTTCGAGGCGTTGTTTCACCAAGAACATTCTCCGAGGTTAACGACCTTATTTTTTACGAAGGCATTTCCGAAGAGGTGAAAGAGGCAATAAAACGCACAAGCGATGCACTGAGTTCAAGGATTGAGTCTGGACATGTCAGAGTAGGTCGTAGTCGTAATTTTAGTGAGGCTGGAGAAAAGTCTATCCCGGAGCATCCTACAATTGGAATCATGGCTCTGGCCCCCCATTGTGATGCTGTGATTATTGATGACAGATTTATCAATCAGCATGAAAGTATCGGCGATGGTAGCACGGAGACACCGATATTTTCAACGCTGGATCTATTGGATTCTTTGGAAACGGCTGATGTTATTTCGGAAGAAGAGAAACTGGAGTACAGGACACAACTTCGTCGAGGGGGATACTTTTTTGTACCTGTGAGTGAGGGTGAACTGTACCGGTATTTAATGAACTGTGACATTGTGAATAGATCTGTGGTTGAAACAGCTGAGCTGAAAGCCATTCGGGAGTCGGTCCTCCGCGTCAGGATGAGCGATTACTTGCAATTGCCTCAGGAAGCTCCATGGCTAGATACAATACTCAAGGCGTTTATTTCCGTCTTGAAGAATTTGTGGGCGGATGTATCTGATGTTGCCGCCTGTAGGGCTCGATCAAACTGGGTCGCTGATCAAGTCGACGTTAGAGGATGGGCGCATTGCTTTGGAGATGAGCATGGCGATTATATTGTTAAGACTGGACGCGCTGCATTTCTTCAAACTTTACTCATCCCCCCATCTGATGTCCCTCATATAATTAAGGATGCATATTGGAGTTGGCTGGAGAATAGAATTTTAATTCCTCTCAAAGAACAATATCCTGACCTATATACTTGGGTTGTGGATTGCCAAAAGCAGCTGATTGCGGAGATGGCTGAAAGGGATCAGATTGAAGGGGATGCAATATGAAGAACAGCCAAGCTAGGACTAGAAGTGCTTTGATCGTATTGGGGCTTATGCCTCCCTTAATACGGAATACATTGTTTGATGACTCGGATTTTATTGAGGAATGTGGAGTTAGTGCTGAAGTTGTCTTGATTTTAGGAGATTCTATTGTTTCGTTTCATCGTTCCGAACTTTTTAATGCAATACGAGCGATTTTTCGTGGTGCATACATAAAGAAAATTGCTGATACGACAGGACGGAAATGGAAACTTAGGAGCACTAATGAGGTTGGTGAATTGCCCCGATTTATACTTTCTCGAGGTTTACAGAACTTAAATTTGCCTGACTTTTTTGCACTTTCTCCGGATATTTCTTTTCGTCTAAAAGCTCTTGATAAGGTAGCATCAGAGTTCAATTTTCCATACGATCCTCAGCAGAGATGGAAAAATATTTTGAAAGAACGTGCTATCAAAGATGATGAGTTTGACGCATTTCAAAGTGATTTACGAGATACTCCGATCTATGTTATGAGATCAATACGAAGTAAAATCGTTAGCAGACGCATGAGTTTGCCAACATATGTTCCTCCATCTCGCCGATATTTTCAAAGATTGGTGGGAGCTTACGATGGTAGTGTATCCATCAATAATTATGCTACCGGGGTAAGTGCTGAATTCTTTAAGCAATTGTCTGCCTGGCATCCGTATGACGGTTTTTTGTTAAGCTTACTTCTTTCTTCTCATTCTGCGTTAACTACTGAAATCGGTGTCGAATGTTTGGGAAGTGATGATCTGGTTCGGGCTTTTCTATTCCTTGAAAATCATGGCGATAGAATTTCGCAACTTGGTGCCATTGAAATCGGATTTCGCATCCTTCCTGAAAGACCAGAGATTGAACATTTAATTATTAATCTCATAAAGCAAATTCGAGATGATGATGTGAATGGTGATGTAAGTGGGTTCAAAATTCTTTCTGCCTTGTTTGTTCTTGTAGATGGGGAATTATCCAAAATACGGCTTTTTTCAGAAGAGCCTCCTTTTTACAGGCGGTTAGCATCTTTAGCTCAAGCTGCGCTTATCTGCCGTCAGCTTTTCGATTCAAATATTGACATACATGCGTTTTATGAGTGGGCGGTAAACAATCGTGGAGAGCAGCATTATTTTCAGTCGCTAGTTGATATGCGTATGGAGCCGCGCTGGAATCCTGATTTTGGGATGGCAGCACAAATTAAGGCTGATTTTTATGGTCGCATATTGATTGCATCACAACGATATCGCATGAATATCAAAGATGGTGAGCTATATGAACTTGTTTTTGGTAATGAGTCAGGAAGCCTTGACCCTCTTTATGAGTTTCCGGCGCCCTTCATATCTGGGCCGTTAGAGGGTGGTGAAAATAGTCTGAACATTTTACCTACTGAACTCACTGAAACGATTGAATCGCAACTCAATGCAGACGAAATAGGGCCAAAGTCTTTTATTACCCTTGTGAATTCGGCGCTGATCTACCGCGTACATTCAGACCAAGCCGAATTAGCAGCAAAAGCTCTCAAGCTTGGCAACTATCGAATGACAAACATAGAGAGTAAGTCTCAGCTTTTGGGAATATTAAATGGTTTAGCCACTGTAGTAGCTTCAACAAGAAGTAAAACATTAGCAAATGCATTGCGAATTATTGTGCGTAGATATAGGCGAGATGCTCAGTATCCCTTATCAATCGACGAGGCAATTAAGTTTTGTCTTGTCGCCGGGGCATGCCATGACTCTCTAAAGGAATGGCGGGAATTTGTAGGGGATTGGCTAACAGAACTTGCTTTTTGCCCATTAGCAGATAAAGAGGGAGAAGTGTTCCATTCACGATTGATGTGTATCTGTCACGCTGTTCCAGAACTATGGGTATCCTGTGGGAGAGCTGATGCTGCTCTGCAGGCCCATAACGCAAGTCGGCAGTATGTCTGAAAGATGTAACATTCCGATCTGGATTGAATGGATGTAACGCCCGCCTTTCCTTCCTCAAAATTTGTTGTATAACAATGATTATGTAAAGTTGTGATTATCATCGTATA
This region includes:
- a CDS encoding HTH domain-containing protein → MNNNIHNQFNDSTLFNPIFYAPSPHSFPKSLVNEKIEDEINILRKSRFFKEFDRVRFSLKLARSIEDRELSGGDDVIRSRALAWCARLLSSSDELSKAEQYLDLAKTLGDCPEIKIAEAFSISQKGEKSTALKVLETFNSPAYRTARFMIVMNHEGAEYAIKWMNDAGYKVEDLDSDGKSILLTHQLELHHWDDASQILTVLDETDFDETPILHYSSALVKLLSTVPTDFRAVVLMRVPFEASSFPLAADANAMQARTEAHDHFLDMVVIAKQLECSNTARLCDEYALWLELKDPEQADYGRKRLEEKLNAPNSALGVVHFALQFGVKLDLAAVERDIEQQVAINGGMTIDAALARFALLETKNTPEEAANYIARYHDQLAPFINSKLMLFRQIELLSRAGLTERANSCIDQLIRHGITDEEESRLRRFIDEAEGTDPLEGLKAQYKTSKTLDNLINLVNELDVRQYWDDVCEYGFLLFDKTHSLTDAECLVNAFNNSHRSAELVEFLNANHNLLQQSKNLHISYAWGLYNEGALLESRTALAELSDISESPNYRALQVNLGIAMGDWASLNAYVTKEYQNRENRSAHDLLRAAKLALHLDFPNAKDLILAAAIKAEDDASILANAYFLSTSAGGENDPIVSQWLEQAAELSGHDGPIQRMRLKDIFEQKPEWDRRESETWKLLERGDIPIFLAAQSLNRSLVELTIIQALGNHSKIDPRRRSAIPAYSGKRLPKQFDITGITVALDATALLTLSFLKILETALNAFQKVIISHSTLGWLFEERQKAVFHQPSRIQKAHYIRNLLATDILERFNPSTVASSDLSALVGEELAALIAEAEKVREDDNTQRIVVRSSPVHRLSHFMEEEADLSSHTSVLSSCLAVVGKLRKKGRITPEEEKKAQSYLQLQEKLWPEQPVISDGAILFLDDLAITYLQHLGLLEKLKSAGLRGVVSPRTFSEVNDLIFYEGISEEVKEAIKRTSDALSSRIESGHVRVGRSRNFSEAGEKSIPEHPTIGIMALAPHCDAVIIDDRFINQHESIGDGSTETPIFSTLDLLDSLETADVISEEEKLEYRTQLRRGGYFFVPVSEGELYRYLMNCDIVNRSVVETAELKAIRESVLRVRMSDYLQLPQEAPWLDTILKAFISVLKNLWADVSDVAACRARSNWVADQVDVRGWAHCFGDEHGDYIVKTGRAAFLQTLLIPPSDVPHIIKDAYWSWLENRILIPLKEQYPDLYTWVVDCQKQLIAEMAERDQIEGDAI